One region of Astyanax mexicanus isolate ESR-SI-001 chromosome 15, AstMex3_surface, whole genome shotgun sequence genomic DNA includes:
- the LOC103037798 gene encoding gastrula zinc finger protein XlCGF26.1, with the protein MASPAAGAAVHYCRPLTVPGCVPVPVPILQPVTVRPDPAETPSSRCELSAEERTPDPEMSSYKSSTLNVQFQCTDLQQHQRGQTGEKSYQCSECGNHFTQRSSLQAHLRIHTGEKPYCCSECGKCFTQQSDLHRHQRVHTGEKPYQCSECGRCFTQRSSLQAHQRVHTGEKPYRCSECGKCFIQLNNLQVHQRIHTGEKPYQCSECGISFTHQISLQLHLHIHTGEKPYQCSECGKSFNKPNSLQVHQLIHTGEKPHCCPECGKSFSQKSSLQFHLRIHTGEKPYHCSECWKSFAVVSQLYVHQRIHTRQKPYSCSECGKAFSQLGALGRHQRIHTGEKPYQCSECGKSFVDQFNLQRHMRVHTGEKPFQCSECGKSFTHLCDLQRHHRVHTGEKPYQCSECGKSFSLQASLQAHQRIHTGEKPFCCSECGKSFALQSYLLKHQRIHTREKLFYCSQCGQSFVPSDTVWSHNCTIDVKTNE; encoded by the exons ATGGCATCTCCCGCTGCCGGAGCTGCTGTACATTACTGCAGACCGCTCACAGTTCCCGGATGTGTTCCTGTTCCTGTACCGATCCTCCAGCCGGTAACTGTCCGCCCAGACCCGGCGGAAACCCCGAGCAGCCGCTGTGAGCTCAGCGCTGAGGAGAGGACACCAGACCCTG aAATGTCTTCATACAAGTCTTCTACTCTGAATGTACAGTTCCAATGTACAGATCTCCAACAACATCAGCGTGGTCAGACAGGAGAAAAATCATACCAGTGCTCAGAATGCGGAAACCATTTTACTCAGCGAAGTTCTCTACAAGCACATCTGcgcattcatactggagagaaaccatattgctgctcagaatgtggaaaaTGTTTTACTCAGCAGAGTGATCTCCATCgacaccagcgtgttcacactggggagaaaccgtatcagtgctcagaatgtgggaggTGTTTTACTCAACGAAGTTCTCTCCAAGCAcatcagcgcgttcacactggagagaaaccgtatcgctgctcagagtgtgggaagtgtTTTATTCAACTGAATAATCTCCAagtacaccaacgcattcacacaggagagaaaccatatcagtgctcagaatgtgggataAGTTTTACTCACCAGATTTCACTCCAACTACAcctgcacattcacactggagagaaaccatatcaatgctcagaatgtgggaagagttttaacaAACCGAATAGTCTCCAAGTGCatcagctcattcacacaggagaaaaaccccATTGCTGcccagagtgtgggaagagtttttctCAAAAGAGTTCTCTTCAATTCCACCTTCGCATTCACACaggggagaaaccgtatcactgctcagagtgttgGAAGAGTTTTGCTGTAGTGAGTCAACTCTAtgtacaccagcgcattcacacaagaCAAAAACCATATAGCTGTTCAGAGTGTGGAAAAGCTTTCTCTCAGCTGGGGGCTCTCGGAcgacaccagcgtattcacacaggagagaaaccttatcagtgctcagagtgtgggaagagttttgttGACCAGTTTAATCTTCAAAGACACATGCGTGTTCACACAGGTGAGAAACCATTTCAGTGCTCGGAGTGTGGAAAAAGTTTCACTCACCTGTGTGATCTCCAGAGACACCAtcgcgttcacacaggagagaaaccatatcagtgctcagaatgtgggaaatCATTTAGTTTACAGGCTTCCCTCCAggcacaccagcgcattcacactggagaaaaaccgttttgctgctcagagtgtgggaagagctttgCATTGCAGAGTTACCTTctaaaacaccagcgcattcacactagAGAGAAACTGTTTTACTGCTCACAGTGTGGGCAGAGCTTTGTGCCTTCAGACACTGTATGGTCACATAACTGTACAATTGAtgtaaaaacaaatgaataa